From Woronichinia naegeliana WA131, the proteins below share one genomic window:
- a CDS encoding IS1634 family transposase: MNNLNIKDLDHLGIVAGIIDEMGLVEIIDEEVGTHPQEKLSVGTIVKAMILNCLGCINAPLYLLSEFFKGKALEHLLGEGIKAEDLNDDKLGRSLDKVFGVGVKNRFTKIVLKAAAIFGIEQKSKHLDSTSMSVQGKYKERIEDEEDEQTKAIKIKFGYSRDKRPDLKQFMLNMICSGDGGHWCQLKPKCLLTKD; encoded by the coding sequence ATGAATAACCTAAATATTAAAGACCTCGACCACTTAGGAATCGTAGCGGGAATTATAGATGAAATGGGTTTAGTAGAAATTATCGATGAGGAAGTGGGAACTCATCCTCAAGAAAAGCTCAGTGTAGGTACAATAGTAAAAGCAATGATATTAAACTGCTTAGGATGTATCAATGCTCCGTTATATTTGTTGAGTGAGTTTTTTAAAGGAAAAGCATTAGAACACCTATTAGGAGAAGGAATAAAAGCAGAAGATTTAAATGATGACAAGCTAGGAAGGTCATTGGATAAGGTATTTGGAGTGGGGGTAAAAAACCGGTTCACGAAAATAGTCCTAAAAGCGGCAGCAATCTTTGGAATAGAACAAAAGTCAAAGCATTTAGACTCAACCTCAATGTCTGTACAAGGGAAGTATAAGGAAAGGATAGAAGATGAGGAAGACGAGCAGACAAAAGCCATAAAAATAAAATTTGGTTATTCCAGAGATAAACGACCAGACCTAAAACAGTTTATGTTAAATATGATATGTAGTGGAGATGGTGGTCATTGGTGTCAACTTAAGCCAAAATGCCTACTCACAAAAGATTAG
- a CDS encoding GuaB3 family IMP dehydrogenase-related protein, protein MNITIGRGKTARQAYGIDEIALVPGVRTLDPSLADTHWNIGGIEREIPIIASAMDGVIDTRMAILLSELGALGVLNLEGIQTRYEDPNPILDRIAAVGKSEFVGLMQELYAEPIKPELIQQRIIEIKAQGGIAAVSLTPAGAAKFGQTVAAAKADLLFIQATVVSTAHLSPDSTPFLDLGKFCQEMPIPVILGNCVTYEVSLSLMKAGAAAILVGIGPGAACTSRGVLGVGVPQATAVADCAAARDDYYAETGRYVPVIADGGIITGGDICKCIACGADAVMIGSPIARAKEAPGRGFHWGMATPSPVLPRGTRISVGTTGTIKEILTGPARLDDGTHNLLGALKTSMGTLGAKNMREMQQVEVVIAPSLLTEGKVYQKAQQLGMGK, encoded by the coding sequence GTGAATATTACGATTGGACGAGGAAAAACGGCGCGTCAGGCCTATGGTATCGACGAAATTGCACTGGTTCCCGGAGTGCGTACTTTAGATCCTAGTTTGGCGGATACTCATTGGAACATTGGTGGTATTGAGCGAGAAATTCCTATTATTGCCAGCGCGATGGATGGTGTCATTGACACTCGGATGGCCATCCTATTATCGGAGCTAGGTGCTTTAGGCGTGCTGAATTTAGAGGGTATTCAAACTCGCTATGAGGATCCCAACCCAATCCTAGATCGTATTGCGGCGGTCGGAAAATCGGAATTTGTCGGGCTGATGCAGGAACTTTATGCCGAACCGATAAAACCGGAATTAATTCAACAACGGATCATCGAAATTAAGGCTCAAGGTGGTATTGCGGCGGTCAGTTTAACCCCTGCGGGTGCTGCTAAATTTGGTCAAACCGTGGCGGCGGCGAAGGCTGATTTGCTCTTTATTCAAGCGACAGTTGTTTCCACTGCTCACCTTTCCCCCGACTCGACTCCCTTCCTCGATTTGGGAAAATTCTGTCAGGAAATGCCAATTCCAGTCATTTTAGGGAATTGTGTCACTTACGAAGTTTCCCTGAGCCTGATGAAAGCGGGGGCTGCTGCTATTCTGGTCGGCATTGGCCCTGGTGCCGCTTGTACTTCACGAGGTGTATTAGGAGTTGGTGTTCCTCAAGCAACCGCCGTGGCTGATTGTGCAGCGGCCAGAGATGATTACTATGCGGAAACCGGCCGATATGTACCAGTTATTGCCGATGGTGGTATTATTACTGGCGGTGATATCTGCAAATGTATTGCCTGTGGTGCAGATGCCGTCATGATTGGTTCTCCGATCGCACGGGCAAAGGAAGCGCCAGGGCGAGGGTTTCATTGGGGCATGGCCACACCAAGTCCTGTTCTTCCCAGAGGAACTCGTATTAGTGTGGGAACTACTGGCACCATTAAGGAAATTTTGACTGGGCCAGCCAGACTAGATGATGGTACGCACAATCTTCTCGGTGCTTTAAAAACCAGTATGGGAACCCTAGGGGCCAAAAACATGAGGGAAATGCAGCAGGTAGAGGTTGTGATTGCTCCCTCTCTTTTAACAGAAGGGAAAGTCTATCAAAAAGCGCAACAGTTAGGCATGGGTAAGTAA
- a CDS encoding DMT family transporter: MTLFPSPKTTPSVWSVLLLLSPFFLWGTAMVAMKGVMPQTTPLFVAAVRLIPAGILVLIAAAYLGRNQHISGKGWLWISLFALVDATLFQGFLAEGLARTGAGLGSVIIDSQPLAVALMSHWLFQEVIGFWGWLGLGIGILGISLIGLPDEWFYQLWQTQSLAISGHWQDFFHSGEGLMLLASLSMTTGTILIRFVCREVDPVIATGWHMILGGLPLLGLSLWGESQQWQNIDFNGWLNLSYATIFGSAIAYGVFFFLAAKGNLTSLSALTFLTPVFALSFGNLWLGEVLSLLQWGGVMLTLISIYLINQREKIGDQFKYIIMIIRRPVSSDS; encoded by the coding sequence ATGACCCTTTTTCCCAGTCCGAAAACAACCCCCTCTGTCTGGTCGGTTCTCCTCCTACTATCTCCCTTTTTTCTTTGGGGAACAGCAATGGTGGCCATGAAAGGCGTAATGCCTCAAACGACTCCCTTATTTGTGGCAGCCGTGCGTTTAATACCAGCCGGAATTTTGGTATTGATCGCCGCCGCTTACCTCGGACGAAACCAACATATATCAGGCAAGGGCTGGTTATGGATTAGCCTCTTCGCGCTAGTAGATGCGACACTTTTTCAAGGTTTTTTAGCAGAAGGCTTGGCTAGAACGGGAGCAGGATTAGGTTCCGTGATTATTGATTCCCAACCTTTAGCGGTGGCTTTAATGTCTCATTGGCTATTCCAAGAAGTGATTGGTTTTTGGGGATGGTTAGGACTGGGAATTGGGATTTTAGGTATTAGTTTAATTGGACTGCCTGATGAATGGTTTTATCAGTTATGGCAAACTCAATCGTTAGCAATTTCTGGCCATTGGCAGGACTTTTTTCACAGTGGGGAAGGATTAATGCTGTTGGCATCTCTTTCAATGACAACGGGAACGATCCTAATTCGTTTTGTTTGTCGAGAGGTGGATCCGGTTATTGCGACGGGATGGCACATGATTTTGGGAGGACTACCGCTTTTGGGGTTATCTCTATGGGGAGAAAGTCAACAATGGCAAAATATTGATTTTAATGGTTGGTTGAATTTGTCCTATGCCACTATTTTTGGTAGCGCGATCGCCTATGGAGTCTTTTTCTTTTTAGCAGCCAAGGGAAATCTCACCAGTTTGAGTGCCTTAACCTTTTTAACTCCTGTGTTTGCCCTCAGTTTTGGCAATTTATGGCTAGGAGAAGTCTTAAGTCTTTTGCAATGGGGCGGGGTAATGTTAACCCTGATTAGTATCTATTTGATTAATCAACGGGAAAAGATAGGTGATCAATTTAAGTATATAATCATGATTATCCGTCGTCCTGTGAGCAGTGACAGTTAG
- a CDS encoding septal ring lytic transglycosylase RlpA family protein, which translates to MANGRAYNPNHLVAAHPRYPIGTRLKVTNRKTGKSVIVTVSDRCSCSLDLSRAAFRQIGNTRKGRVPVTVSRL; encoded by the coding sequence ATGGCCAACGGCCGGGCCTATAACCCAAATCATTTGGTTGCGGCTCATCCCCGTTATCCCATCGGGACTCGTTTAAAAGTGACCAATCGTAAAACCGGAAAATCGGTCATTGTCACTGTCAGCGATCGCTGTTCCTGTTCTTTAGATTTGAGTCGGGCAGCCTTCCGACAAATTGGCAATACCCGCAAAGGTAGGGTTCCCGTTACGGTCAGTCGTCTTTAG
- a CDS encoding GTP-binding protein has translation MQTVEKPEPILTMNPPKQGLPVTIITGFLGSGKTTLLNHILTNQQGLKTAVLVNEFGEIGIDNELIITTDENMVELSNGCVCCTINEDLIAAVYKVLERPEKVDYLVVETTGLADPLPVALTFLGTELRDMTRLDSIVTLVDCENFSLDLFNSQAAQSQITYGDIIVLNKIDLVDEADVDALEVRIRDMKESARIIRTQKSQVPLPLILSVGLFESDKYFTSEPESHKPHEHHDHHEHHDHECTADCTHEDHDHHHDHHHDHSHNHHHHSNHLEMDGFTSLSIESDKPFSIRKFQYFLDNQLPSNVFRAKGILWFKESAKRHVFHLSGKRFTLEDDEWKGEPKNQLVLIGQNLDHTQLREQIEACLNLPTANRGKGFGK, from the coding sequence ATGCAGACCGTTGAAAAACCTGAACCAATTCTCACCATGAATCCCCCCAAACAGGGTTTACCTGTGACGATCATTACGGGATTCCTGGGAAGTGGTAAAACAACCTTACTTAACCATATTCTCACCAATCAACAGGGACTTAAAACTGCTGTTCTTGTCAATGAATTTGGTGAAATTGGCATTGATAATGAACTGATTATCACCACCGATGAAAACATGGTGGAATTAAGTAATGGTTGTGTCTGTTGTACCATTAATGAAGATTTGATTGCCGCAGTTTATAAGGTTTTAGAACGTCCAGAGAAAGTAGATTATCTCGTCGTAGAAACTACAGGTTTGGCCGATCCACTGCCAGTCGCCCTGACTTTTCTGGGGACTGAATTACGAGATATGACTCGTTTAGATTCGATTGTCACCTTGGTTGATTGCGAGAATTTCAGCTTGGACTTATTTAATAGCCAGGCTGCCCAGAGTCAGATTACCTACGGCGATATTATTGTTCTTAATAAGATTGATTTAGTCGATGAAGCGGATGTGGATGCTCTAGAAGTCAGAATCCGTGACATGAAGGAGTCTGCCCGTATTATTCGCACACAAAAGTCCCAGGTACCCTTACCCCTCATCCTCAGCGTGGGCTTGTTTGAGTCTGATAAATATTTCACATCAGAACCCGAAAGCCATAAACCTCATGAGCATCATGACCACCATGAACACCATGACCATGAATGCACAGCCGATTGCACCCATGAAGATCACGATCATCACCATGATCATCATCACGATCACAGCCACAACCATCACCACCATTCCAATCATTTAGAAATGGATGGTTTTACTTCCTTATCGATTGAAAGTGATAAGCCTTTTTCAATTCGTAAGTTTCAATATTTTCTAGATAATCAGTTACCAAGTAATGTCTTTCGAGCGAAGGGTATTCTCTGGTTTAAAGAAAGTGCCAAACGTCATGTTTTTCATCTCAGTGGTAAGCGTTTTACCCTCGAAGATGATGAATGGAAAGGAGAACCTAAAAATCAGTTAGTGTTAATTGGTCAAAACCTAGATCATACTCAACTACGGGAACAAATTGAAGCTTGTCTAAATTTGCCCACCGCAAATCGTGGCAAGGGATTTGGCAAATAG
- a CDS encoding helix-turn-helix domain-containing protein — MPRLAPKELKLEAKEREHLEKLINRHTTEQQIALRAKIVLLADEGENNREIARKLKISRKMASQWRERWIAGQKSEIEITERIKDAERSGAPAKFKREQILKLFKLACDDPKNYERPISHWTGRELAEELVKQGIVESISPRQVGRLLEGADIHPCQLKGMGSQIC; from the coding sequence ATGCCCCGATTAGCCCCCAAAGAGTTAAAGTTGGAAGCAAAAGAACGAGAACATCTAGAAAAACTGATAAATCGTCATACAACAGAGCAGCAAATTGCCTTAAGGGCAAAAATAGTGCTTCTGGCAGATGAGGGAGAAAATAATCGAGAAATTGCTAGAAAATTAAAAATCAGCCGAAAAATGGCAAGTCAATGGAGAGAAAGATGGATAGCAGGACAGAAAAGTGAAATAGAAATAACAGAAAGAATCAAAGATGCTGAACGTAGTGGAGCACCCGCCAAGTTTAAACGCGAACAAATCTTGAAGTTGTTCAAATTAGCCTGTGATGACCCAAAGAATTATGAGCGTCCGATAAGTCACTGGACAGGACGAGAATTAGCCGAGGAATTAGTAAAGCAAGGAATAGTGGAAAGTATATCTCCTCGACAGGTAGGAAGATTATTGGAAGGAGCAGATATTCATCCGTGTCAACTTAAAGGAATGGGTTCCCAAATTTGTTGA
- a CDS encoding tetratricopeptide repeat protein, with amino-acid sequence MAIDSQTLFHEKLQAGKLAFDRGQYRLSIDDFKTALSLVNLSSKQGGEAQLWLVMAYQAAGDLDTARSLCRKLTHHPQAELRKQGKQVLSILEAPRLARPKEWMTEIPDLANMTASPPSYVQGTGKKRTAKTVSPIQFEDRSKMNTQDNGFIVLAIVTVLLLIGGAVWFS; translated from the coding sequence GTGGCAATCGATTCTCAAACCCTGTTCCATGAAAAACTACAGGCAGGTAAACTGGCTTTTGATCGGGGTCAGTATCGTCTTAGTATTGATGACTTTAAAACGGCATTGAGTTTGGTGAATCTCAGTTCTAAACAGGGGGGAGAAGCTCAACTTTGGCTAGTTATGGCCTATCAAGCAGCTGGTGATTTAGACACGGCCCGATCTCTCTGCCGTAAACTGACCCATCACCCCCAAGCCGAATTACGGAAACAGGGCAAACAGGTTTTGTCCATTCTGGAAGCTCCGCGTCTAGCAAGACCGAAGGAATGGATGACCGAAATTCCTGATTTAGCAAACATGACGGCTTCTCCTCCCTCCTATGTTCAAGGGACTGGCAAAAAACGGACAGCAAAAACGGTTTCCCCGATCCAGTTTGAAGACAGAAGCAAGATGAACACCCAGGATAATGGCTTTATTGTCTTAGCTATTGTGACTGTACTTTTACTGATTGGGGGGGCTGTCTGGTTTAGTTAA
- a CDS encoding IS4 family transposase, which yields MARQHPRRKGNPDLRRKTNQPGVEIPEITKELFELLEPTMFTPLKYLQGTHEKMMRDRVLNLPVMVALVLSIVYRQIAGISEAVRLLEEEGLLWVASLKVSKQAVSKRMMNVPAEIFAILLKEVLEKAAEKGKKLQVGEKWEKIREKFSAVWIADGSTLEQIRKNMKISKEEKSKLGGKIMMVVEAFTQRPVTLWYTENDKSNDKIWCKELAAKLPENGLILVDMGFFSFVWFDLLTEAKKFFLTRFRAGTSYKTKQVLSQGSHYRDEIIIMGNYRSNPCKHPVRLVSVLWGTIWYQYLTNVLSPEQLSAEEVCDLYRRRWTIEEAFLLTKRLLGLAYLWVGNKNGVQIQIICTLIFYTVLNQLVGEVAIALNQPKEKISVEMVFRSLYYVAKAIARGEKPDTVTYLAERAKLFGLVKAERKRHREKAALNQQIWEPIPLS from the coding sequence ATGGCAAGACAACATCCTCGGAGAAAAGGAAACCCAGACTTACGTCGTAAGACAAATCAGCCAGGGGTAGAAATCCCTGAAATAACAAAAGAGTTGTTTGAATTACTAGAACCCACAATGTTTACACCATTAAAATATTTACAGGGAACTCATGAGAAAATGATGAGAGATAGGGTATTAAATTTACCAGTAATGGTGGCATTAGTGTTAAGTATAGTGTATCGTCAAATAGCGGGTATAAGTGAAGCGGTAAGACTGTTAGAGGAAGAGGGATTGCTATGGGTAGCATCATTAAAAGTAAGCAAACAGGCAGTATCAAAAAGAATGATGAATGTGCCAGCCGAAATATTTGCAATATTACTAAAAGAAGTGTTAGAAAAAGCAGCCGAAAAAGGGAAGAAGCTCCAAGTAGGAGAAAAATGGGAAAAAATAAGAGAAAAGTTTAGTGCAGTGTGGATAGCAGATGGCTCAACGCTAGAGCAGATAAGGAAAAATATGAAAATAAGTAAAGAAGAAAAGAGTAAATTGGGGGGTAAAATAATGATGGTAGTGGAAGCCTTTACCCAAAGACCCGTTACTTTATGGTACACAGAAAATGATAAATCAAATGATAAAATATGGTGTAAAGAATTGGCAGCTAAATTACCAGAAAATGGTTTAATTCTCGTAGATATGGGATTTTTTAGCTTTGTGTGGTTTGATTTGTTAACAGAAGCTAAAAAGTTTTTTCTAACCAGATTTAGAGCGGGTACATCTTACAAAACCAAACAAGTATTGTCTCAAGGTAGTCATTACAGAGATGAGATTATCATTATGGGAAATTACCGTTCTAATCCTTGCAAGCATCCGGTGAGATTAGTCTCAGTATTATGGGGAACAATCTGGTATCAGTATTTAACAAATGTGTTGTCTCCCGAACAACTGTCCGCCGAAGAGGTCTGTGATTTATATCGAAGACGATGGACAATCGAAGAAGCCTTTTTATTAACGAAAAGACTTTTAGGACTAGCCTATTTATGGGTAGGGAATAAGAATGGTGTCCAAATCCAGATTATTTGCACTTTGATTTTCTATACGGTCTTAAATCAATTGGTAGGGGAAGTGGCGATTGCTCTAAATCAACCGAAAGAAAAAATCTCAGTAGAGATGGTGTTTCGGAGTCTATACTATGTAGCGAAGGCTATTGCTAGAGGAGAAAAGCCTGATACAGTAACCTATCTGGCTGAACGTGCTAAGTTATTTGGTTTGGTCAAAGCTGAGAGAAAGCGACATCGAGAAAAGGCCGCTCTCAATCAACAAATTTGGGAACCCATTCCTTTAAGTTGA
- a CDS encoding DUF362 domain-containing protein yields the protein MATTVSLLSADSYDLETLSQALTVLLEPLGGMAAFIKKGDRVLLKPNLLTASRPGNECITRPELVYCVAQMVQSVGGKPFMGDSPAFGTAHGVAEANGYLPLLKALEIPIVEFNGDRYFTESENFNHLRLSKEAMAADVVINLPKVKSHSQLTMTLGVKNLFGCVPGKMKAWWHMEAGKDADRFGEMLVETARAINPDLTILDGIIGHQGNGPINGEPRPLGVLAASADVFALDWAIADILQVNPDHVPTLAAQRRLGLCASLEEITFPLAHPRELVVTDWKLPETLMPIDFGLPRVMRSTFKHFYIRFIKEPLHAYAAK from the coding sequence ATGGCAACAACGGTTAGTTTACTATCTGCGGATTCCTACGATCTCGAAACCCTTTCCCAGGCTTTAACAGTGTTGCTTGAACCCTTGGGGGGAATGGCCGCTTTTATCAAAAAGGGCGATCGCGTTTTACTAAAACCCAATTTACTGACCGCCAGCCGTCCAGGTAATGAGTGTATTACTCGCCCAGAACTGGTTTATTGTGTAGCTCAGATGGTGCAATCGGTGGGGGGTAAGCCGTTTATGGGAGATAGTCCCGCCTTTGGAACCGCTCACGGGGTTGCCGAAGCTAATGGTTATTTACCTTTACTCAAAGCATTAGAGATTCCCATTGTGGAATTTAACGGCGATCGCTACTTTACCGAGAGTGAGAATTTTAATCATCTAAGGCTTTCCAAAGAAGCTATGGCTGCCGATGTAGTTATCAACTTACCAAAAGTGAAGTCCCATAGCCAGTTGACGATGACCTTGGGGGTGAAAAATCTCTTTGGTTGTGTTCCGGGTAAAATGAAGGCCTGGTGGCACATGGAGGCTGGGAAAGATGCCGATCGCTTTGGGGAAATGTTGGTGGAAACAGCCAGGGCAATTAATCCCGATTTGACGATTCTGGATGGGATTATTGGTCATCAGGGTAATGGCCCCATTAATGGGGAACCTCGCCCCTTGGGTGTTTTGGCGGCCTCTGCTGATGTTTTTGCCCTTGATTGGGCGATCGCTGATATTTTACAAGTCAATCCCGATCATGTCCCCACCCTGGCGGCCCAGCGTCGTCTAGGACTATGCGCCAGTCTAGAAGAGATTACCTTTCCCCTAGCCCATCCCCGTGAACTGGTGGTAACGGATTGGAAATTACCCGAAACCTTAATGCCGATCGATTTTGGTCTGCCCAGGGTAATGCGATCAACCTTTAAACATTTTTATATTCGTTTTATCAAGGAACCCTTACATGCTTACGCGGCAAAGTAG
- a CDS encoding DUF3887 domain-containing protein, protein MAAKVIDVVNADIVKLTVQFSGQTEDILLTFNKQQQLIAANWTMGKSIDQIVEEFIEALRSQDYAKARTYLSPLLKVEILPPRIQKGWTRLLEKNGQFRKLLDVETKTNPSPASPDVAIATLKFTKGTQDVFIFFDKDRFITNIDLPEN, encoded by the coding sequence TTGGCTGCAAAAGTTATTGACGTGGTTAATGCCGATATTGTTAAACTAACGGTGCAGTTTTCTGGGCAAACAGAGGATATCCTTTTAACGTTTAATAAGCAGCAACAACTGATTGCAGCCAACTGGACAATGGGCAAAAGTATTGATCAGATTGTGGAAGAATTTATCGAAGCTCTTCGTAGTCAAGATTATGCCAAGGCCAGAACTTATTTAAGTCCCTTGCTTAAGGTGGAAATCCTTCCCCCCCGCATTCAAAAAGGTTGGACTCGTCTGTTAGAAAAGAACGGTCAGTTTAGAAAATTGCTGGATGTTGAAACCAAGACTAATCCCTCTCCCGCTTCTCCTGATGTGGCGATCGCCACTCTCAAATTTACGAAAGGTACTCAGGATGTGTTTATTTTCTTTGATAAGGATCGCTTTATTACCAATATTGATTTGCCCGAAAATTAA
- a CDS encoding S8 family peptidase, with protein MKKLLFIILFIGTIWLALSHFVQTQGLAGRGQYNSIIVNFKDDLPTSVLSEQMKAISADIKRPADFNSIFSIKDHLYTIPGKGKDLSKLRSSIGKDYLDYVEPNYIYKTLETPNDPDYGKQWNFRSIGVDKAWDHSQGEGVTVAIIDTGVSRVPDLRKTEFVEGYNFVEDNNDTSDKNGHGTHVAGTIAQSTNNQYGVAGIAYKAKIMPLKVLSDGGGGTVADIAEAIEYAADHGASVINLSLGGGGESQTLKDAIDYAYSKGVVIVAAAGNENRNAASYPARYPKVISVAALDATGHKAPYSNFGAGIDISAPGGSDGGKDGKILQETIDPTSRKPIFIGLQGTSMAAPHVAGTVALIQSAQLKVAKQELALNPQTKGKAEKLTVNQISQPAEILDIIKRSAQKVPEDTFNYYGAGQLNAGEAVTLTLKGKLSFQDFFRWLRDNGYLNPIFWFDGGAIALLPKVAMVLGSYLLAFLLRYYFPFSWTAPYHWGLILGSSGLFFLQGFYIFDLPQWPFRLLGSSFPELANSLQGSSLLNPFFASLLIPLGLMALLLGNRAGKRFAIGATLGVSSFLIVAALLHPVLWLIGGGAIAQTFLGINALLCLGLAWLASKSEARSV; from the coding sequence ATGAAAAAACTGTTATTCATTATTTTATTTATTGGTACTATTTGGCTGGCCCTATCTCATTTTGTTCAGACCCAAGGGTTAGCGGGCCGAGGTCAATACAATTCAATTATTGTTAATTTTAAGGATGATTTACCGACCTCAGTGCTGAGTGAACAAATGAAAGCGATCTCGGCGGATATTAAGCGGCCAGCCGACTTTAACAGTATCTTTTCGATCAAGGATCATCTTTATACCATCCCAGGCAAAGGAAAGGACTTAAGTAAATTACGATCATCGATTGGCAAAGACTATCTCGATTATGTCGAACCCAATTACATCTATAAAACCCTAGAAACCCCTAATGATCCTGACTACGGTAAACAGTGGAATTTTCGCAGTATCGGAGTAGATAAAGCCTGGGATCACAGTCAAGGAGAAGGCGTTACCGTTGCTATTATTGATACGGGAGTTAGTCGCGTTCCTGATTTACGGAAAACAGAATTTGTCGAAGGTTATAACTTTGTCGAAGATAATAATGACACAAGTGACAAGAATGGTCATGGAACCCACGTTGCCGGCACGATTGCCCAATCAACCAACAATCAATATGGGGTAGCCGGCATTGCCTACAAAGCGAAAATTATGCCCCTCAAGGTTTTGTCTGACGGTGGTGGTGGCACAGTGGCCGATATTGCTGAAGCCATTGAATATGCGGCGGATCACGGAGCTAGTGTTATTAATCTCAGTTTGGGCGGCGGCGGCGAAAGTCAAACCCTTAAGGATGCCATTGATTATGCCTACAGTAAGGGCGTGGTAATTGTGGCGGCGGCGGGCAATGAAAATCGCAATGCGGCTTCCTATCCGGCTCGTTATCCCAAGGTGATTAGTGTGGCCGCCTTAGATGCAACGGGTCATAAAGCTCCCTACTCTAATTTTGGGGCAGGTATCGATATTTCGGCTCCAGGCGGTAGTGATGGGGGCAAAGATGGCAAAATCCTACAGGAAACCATTGATCCCACTAGTCGTAAACCTATTTTTATCGGGCTTCAGGGAACCAGTATGGCGGCTCCCCACGTAGCAGGCACAGTGGCTCTGATCCAATCGGCTCAACTGAAGGTGGCAAAACAGGAATTGGCTCTCAATCCGCAAACCAAAGGCAAGGCAGAGAAGTTGACGGTTAACCAAATTTCCCAGCCGGCTGAAATTCTCGATATTATCAAGCGATCGGCTCAAAAAGTCCCAGAAGATACTTTTAACTATTACGGAGCGGGACAGTTAAATGCGGGGGAAGCGGTGACATTGACCCTCAAAGGTAAGTTATCGTTTCAAGATTTCTTCCGTTGGTTACGAGACAATGGTTATCTTAATCCGATTTTCTGGTTCGATGGTGGCGCGATCGCTCTTTTACCCAAAGTGGCCATGGTGTTGGGGTCTTACTTGTTGGCCTTTTTACTGCGCTATTATTTTCCTTTTAGTTGGACGGCTCCCTATCATTGGGGCTTGATTTTGGGAAGTTCTGGTTTATTTTTTCTGCAAGGATTCTATATTTTTGACTTGCCCCAGTGGCCCTTTCGTTTGCTAGGCAGTTCTTTCCCCGAATTAGCCAATAGTTTACAGGGTAGCTCTTTACTCAATCCCTTTTTTGCCAGTTTGTTGATTCCTTTAGGTTTAATGGCCTTATTACTGGGTAATCGAGCCGGTAAACGTTTTGCGATCGGAGCCACTTTGGGCGTTAGCTCTTTTCTGATCGTTGCAGCCCTTTTGCACCCCGTTCTCTGGTTAATTGGTGGAGGTGCGATCGCCCAGACCTTTCTTGGCATTAATGCTCTACTCTGTCTAGGTTTAGCCTGGTTAGCCAGTAAAAGTGAAGCTCGATCAGTTTAA